One genomic window of Candidatus Nezhaarchaeales archaeon includes the following:
- a CDS encoding S-adenosyl-l-methionine hydroxide adenosyltransferase family protein — protein sequence MKSVITLTTDFGLTDPYVAAMKGVIISICPFAYIIDITHDVPKFDVRGGAYLLYTATRYFPPGCIHVAIVDPGVGTPRRAIAIKTRKSIYVGPDNGVLSIATQHEGVEKVVEITERKYMMASISSTFHGRDIFAPVAAYLATGTPVEALGVEVNDYVKIAPSNVKVEEGMIKGEVWWIDGFGNIVTNIDNWLADKLKLGDTITVRVNTKQYKALFASTYGNAAPGTLLLIPGSGGLLEIAVNLGNAAKLLNAKVGDTVEIKR from the coding sequence TTGAAGAGCGTTATCACCTTAACGACAGACTTTGGTTTAACAGACCCTTACGTAGCAGCCATGAAGGGGGTCATAATTTCAATATGCCCCTTCGCATACATCATTGATATAACACATGACGTACCGAAGTTCGATGTAAGAGGGGGAGCATACCTACTTTACACGGCAACCCGTTACTTTCCACCAGGCTGCATCCATGTAGCCATCGTTGATCCAGGTGTAGGAACCCCTAGAAGGGCGATAGCGATAAAAACCCGTAAATCTATCTATGTGGGCCCCGATAACGGCGTTTTAAGCATAGCAACTCAGCATGAAGGAGTTGAGAAAGTCGTAGAGATAACAGAGCGAAAATATATGATGGCCTCGATTTCAAGCACTTTTCACGGACGTGATATATTCGCTCCGGTGGCCGCATATCTAGCTACTGGAACACCCGTGGAGGCATTAGGCGTCGAAGTCAACGATTACGTTAAGATAGCGCCATCCAACGTTAAGGTGGAGGAAGGGATGATAAAAGGCGAAGTATGGTGGATAGATGGGTTCGGTAACATAGTAACCAACATCGACAATTGGTTAGCTGACAAACTTAAGTTAGGGGACACCATAACCGTGCGGGTTAATACTAAGCAGTATAAAGCCCTCTTCGCTAGTACGTACGGTAATGCCGCCCCAGGCACCCTACTATTGATACCTGGTAGCGGCGGGTTACTAGAAATAGCTGTTAATTTAGGGAACGCCGCTAAACTATTAAATGCAAAGGTTGGTGATACTGTCGAGATTAAACGTTAA